The following is a genomic window from Geoalkalibacter halelectricus.
CCCTGCGCTACCGGCGGTGCCTGATCCCCAGTTCAGGCTTTTTCGAGTGGAAGGCCGAAGGGAAGGGCAAGCAGCCCTATTTCATTCGCCGCAAGGACCAGGCACCCCTGGCCTTTGCCGGGCTCTGGGAGAGTTGGAAAGGGCCGGATGAAACCATCGAATCCTGCACCATCCTCACCACCGAGGCCAATACCCTCGTCGCGAATCTACATGACCGCATGCCGGTGATCCTCTCGCCGACCGAGTACGACACCTGGCTCGATCGCGAGGTGGATGATCCGGGCAAGCTTCAATCCTTCTTTCAGCCGTTTCCGTCCGATCTGTTGGAGATGCAGCCGGTGTCGGCGGTGGTGAATAATCCGCTGCATGAGGGAGAGGGGTGTGTTGCGCGGGTTGAGGTTGTTTGATCCGGAATTGCTAAATTTTGGATTGTGCTATAGATTTAAAACATCAATGAGTTTATCTGATCTTGAGGGTTGCCGGGATGAAACGAGAACGCGTTCTTGAATTGCTCAAGTACAGCAAACCGGAATTGCAAGCCCGATTTGGTGTCACGCACCTGTCTTTGTTCGGTTCAACCGCGCGCGATACGGCAAGCAGCAACAGCGATGTGGATATTTTGGTAGCTTTCGATGGTCCTGCGACGTCCAGGCGCTATTTTGGCGTTCAGTTCTATCTTGAAGATTTGTTGGGCTGCCCGGTGGATCTGGTGACCGAAAAAGCGCTGCGTCCCGAACTTCGCCCATTTATTGAACAGGAGCGGGTCTGTGTCTGAAGCCAGTGAACGCGAATGGCGATTTTATCTCGAAGATATGCTCGGGTTTGCCGAGAAAGTGCTTTCTTACACACATGGCCTCGACCAAAAGAGCTTTGTCTCGAACCCTCTGGTCTATGATGCAAGCCTAAGGAATTTGGAGTTGATCGGCGAGGCAGCCACCCATATTCCGGAAAAAATCAGAGCGACGTATCCTGAAATCCCCTGGCGGATGCTCATTGCTACCCGCAATCGTTTGATCCATGGGTATCTCGGTATCGATGACGATATTCTGTGGAGCATCATTCAGGATGACGTCCCAGGATTGTTGCGGCTTCTGAAAGATTTAAAGATGCACACTCAAGGCTGACTTCTGCACAATCCTCATCACCGAGACCAACGCACATACCGCTCAGATCCATGTCCGGATGCCGGTAAGTCTCTCGCCCCCCGAGTACGACACCTGGCTCGATCGCGAGATGGATGATCTGGGTAACCTCCGATCCCTGTTTCAGCCATTTCCGTCCGAGTTTTTGGAGATGCAGCCTGTGTCGGCGGTGGTGAATAATCCGCTGCATGAGGGAGAGGGTTGCCTGGCTGCTGCGAAGTCTCCCGCATCATCGTAAGACAATCGGAACTGCGCATGCCGATCGATGTCATCGTGACAACGTTGCAAGGATGACAGCCATGAACGCAGGACTTGGCGATGAGGACCAAAGGGCAT
Proteins encoded in this region:
- a CDS encoding SOS response-associated peptidase → MCGRYALFIDLKTLIEAFGLSLSQPPGNFTPRYNIAPTQQVLGICQNADGFRHLKWFRWGLIPHWAKNASIGNRMINARCETVHEKPSFRNALRYRRCLIPSSGFFEWKAEGKGKQPYFIRRKDQAPLAFAGLWESWKGPDETIESCTILTTEANTLVANLHDRMPVILSPTEYDTWLDREVDDPGKLQSFFQPFPSDLLEMQPVSAVVNNPLHEGEGCVARVEVV
- a CDS encoding nucleotidyltransferase family protein, yielding MKRERVLELLKYSKPELQARFGVTHLSLFGSTARDTASSNSDVDILVAFDGPATSRRYFGVQFYLEDLLGCPVDLVTEKALRPELRPFIEQERVCV
- a CDS encoding HepT-like ribonuclease domain-containing protein, with protein sequence MSEASEREWRFYLEDMLGFAEKVLSYTHGLDQKSFVSNPLVYDASLRNLELIGEAATHIPEKIRATYPEIPWRMLIATRNRLIHGYLGIDDDILWSIIQDDVPGLLRLLKDLKMHTQG
- a CDS encoding SOS response-associated peptidase family protein, encoding MLITETNAHTAQIHVRMPVSLSPPEYDTWLDREMDDLGNLRSLFQPFPSEFLEMQPVSAVVNNPLHEGEGCLAAAKSPASS